The genomic stretch GGCACCGTGAGGGATTAGAGCTGGGAGGCACCGAGGGCAGGCGGCGAATTACCAGCATGACACAGCAGCCCCGGTGGCACCGGCACGAGCGAGCGGCGGCCGGCAGCCTCCCAGCACCGCGCAGCTGAGGCtcggggtggggatgggggccGCACTGagtccacacacacacacacacacacagagatggCTTTTTCCGTTGTTttggggattttctttttttaaacagaagtttatGGTTATATGCAAATTAGGTCATTAAATGATTTGCATAAAATGTTCGCCCGTCAGCGACTAAGTGTTCCTAACTCCCCACCCCCCAAGGTAGTAATCCTACTCGACTAGCGCCGCCACACGCCCCGCTGGCACCCGCGCATGCACGCCTCCCGCCGCTCGCTCCGGGCTGCCCGCGGGGGCAGAGGCTCCGCCACGGCCGCGGGCACCTCCCGGGTGTGCGTGCGCACGTCGCACACCAGCGTGCATCGCCGCCTCCGGAGCCGGGCTTGCCGGCGTGCTCCAAACTTGCCGAGCGCGCGGCAGGCTGGCGGGCACGCGCGGCGCCAGCTGCCCGCGTGTCCCCTCGTACCTCCCCCGTGCTCCGGGCGTGGCGGCACGGTTGGTGCTGACCTCGCTCACGGCTGCACGCCTCCGCGACACGCGCACGTAGACGCGCACCGCTCCCCCGCGAGCACCCCCATCGGTCCGTGGCCAGGCACCCACCGCACACCCGGAGCCCCGcgcggggagggagggctgTCCGCACACCACGTCCTTCGCGGGACAGCGTCCCCCGCCTGCCCTAGCTGTTGGTGAGGAAGAGCCGTCTGTGTCTGGAGGCAGAGCCACGCGGCCGCCCTCTgcgccggccccggccccggttCCCGAAGGGGCTTCGGCTGGGCACGGCGGTCTCTGCCCAGCTGGCGTTCCCGGCCTGCGGCTCGGGGAAGCCGGGCTCGGCTTTGGGCTGCTCCAGGAGCGGGCTGGGGTCCGGCCGGGGCTCGGCAGGCGGCGCCTGGCTCTGCCGGGCGCTGGCCCTCTCCTGGCGCAGGTAGCGCAGCTCGTCGCGGATGTCCGTCAGGACGCCCAGCAGGCGGAACTGGAGCTCGCGGTCGCGGGCCCTCTCCTCGCGCTGCGTGGCCCGCTCCTCCTGCCACATGGCCAGCTCCTGGTGGTACAGCTGGTCCCACTGCTCCTCCAGGTCCAGCAGGTGATGGATGTTAGTCCTCCAGCTCTCCCGGCGGTCCTCGCGCAGGCGGGAGCAGCCCACgccgcgggccgggccgggggcagcgggggcgtCCCCCGGGGGGGAGGCGGAGGAGGGCAGCGACTCCTCAGTCAGGGCGCCGTGCAGCGGGGAGCGTGCCGGCGGATCCTCCTCCGTCGGCTTCTCCCAGGTGGGCCCCATCAGTACCCTGGGCAAAGCCCCCATCTCCGGGCCCGAGCCCCCCGCCTGCTCCTCGGGGTGCGAGGAGGAGTCGAGCGAGCGGCCCAGAGGGGGCAGGTCGGACACCCCCTCGTGTCCCCAGTCCGAGTGAGCGTCCACGGGGTTGAGAGGGTCCTCGGGCAGGGAGGTGACGGAGCCCTGGGAGCTGCACCGGCGGATCAGCATGGCCTGGCGGGACAGTTTCATGTCCTCCTCCGCGGACATCGGGGCCTCGggcccaggctgcagccccatGGCCCCGCCGTGGCCCCTCTCCACCTCCCGGCCTTCCCGTTCCTCCTCCTCCGACATGGAGGCGTAGGAGACGAGGGACTCGTTTCGCAGGGATGGGGAAATGGCTGTCATGTCCGGAGTCCGCAGCTCTGGTCCCGACTCggctggaagagaagagaagccCTCCTGTGAGCGCAGGTCGCTGACACACGGACGCACCCCGGCTGCCCAGCCCTCAGCCCAGCCCTCCTCGCGTGGCTCCTATCCCTCCACATCCTGCAGCAGTGAgttccccagcccc from Oxyura jamaicensis isolate SHBP4307 breed ruddy duck chromosome 2 unlocalized genomic scaffold, BPBGC_Ojam_1.0 oxy2_random_OJ71239, whole genome shotgun sequence encodes the following:
- the LOC118157007 gene encoding uncharacterized protein LOC118157007 gives rise to the protein MDASGALASAPSSAAPSGSRSPMFPPGADREEWGPRFNCAPSTSAAASQAMPASGRKRKANFSNDETETLVWNVVRHFSALYGSEALRAHPVRRKQLWTQIQSRVNFLGYTERSIDDLKHKWRDLRLDVKKKITSKKHLPMNRAGGPLHKPRLTPLEKMVASTFLQASHDSEPEIILDPDLFFPGATKQSFMHLQPGVSHPSIYIDTNGQPSSLPDVEGSAVPRLAVQSPDPSVICEYSRGEGQSSSAESGPELRTPDMTAISPSLRNESLVSYASMSEEEEREGREVERGHGGAMGLQPGPEAPMSAEEDMKLSRQAMLIRRCSSQGSVTSLPEDPLNPVDAHSDWGHEGVSDLPPLGRSLDSSSHPEEQAGGSGPEMGALPRVLMGPTWEKPTEEDPPARSPLHGALTEESLPSSASPPGDAPAAPGPARGVGCSRLREDRRESWRTNIHHLLDLEEQWDQLYHQELAMWQEERATQREERARDRELQFRLLGVLTDIRDELRYLRQERASARQSQAPPAEPRPDPSPLLEQPKAEPGFPEPQAGNASWAETAVPSRSPFGNRGRGRRRGRPRGSASRHRRLFLTNS